A genomic segment from Chitinophagaceae bacterium encodes:
- the mazG gene encoding nucleoside triphosphate pyrophosphohydrolase — translation MESVADSFLKLIKIMNELREQCPWDKKQTIHTLRQMTIEETYELADAITDNNLKAIKEELGDLLLHIVFYSKIGQEQNAFTLQEVIDGICQKLIVRHPHIYADVKVKDADEVKQNWEKIKLREGRNSVLDGVPNALPAMIKALRLQEKSKQVGFEWSNKAQVWDKVKEEMEELKEAEKSGIQDKIEDEMGDLLFSLINFARFLQVDPENALERTNKKFIRRFTLMEQEAKKQSRMLHNMTLEEMDDLWNNIKNHE, via the coding sequence ATGGAATCTGTAGCCGATAGTTTTTTGAAACTCATTAAAATAATGAACGAGTTAAGGGAGCAATGCCCATGGGATAAAAAGCAAACCATTCACACCCTGCGGCAAATGACCATTGAAGAAACTTATGAGCTGGCCGATGCCATTACCGATAATAACCTCAAAGCGATAAAGGAGGAATTAGGTGATTTGTTGCTGCATATTGTTTTTTATTCCAAAATAGGGCAGGAGCAAAACGCATTTACTTTACAGGAAGTAATTGATGGTATTTGCCAAAAATTAATTGTAAGGCACCCTCATATATACGCCGATGTAAAAGTTAAAGATGCCGATGAAGTAAAACAAAACTGGGAAAAAATAAAATTAAGAGAAGGGCGAAACTCTGTATTGGATGGGGTTCCCAATGCATTGCCGGCTATGATAAAGGCATTGCGCCTTCAGGAAAAATCAAAACAAGTAGGCTTTGAGTGGAGCAATAAAGCACAGGTTTGGGATAAGGTAAAAGAGGAAATGGAAGAGTTGAAAGAAGCGGAAAAATCAGGCATACAGGATAAAATTGAAGATGAAATGGGCGACCTGCTGTTTTCCCTTATTAATTTTGCAAGGTTTTTGCAGGTAGATCCTGAAAATGCACTGGAACGTACCAATAAAAAATTTATACGCAGGTTTACCCTTATGGAACAGGAAGCTAAAAAGCAAAGCCGCATGTTACATAATATGACTCTGGAGGAAATGGATGATTTATGGAACAACATTAAAAACCACGAGTAA
- a CDS encoding DNA polymerase/3'-5' exonuclease PolX, with amino-acid sequence MDNNGIAGYLTLLSKLTDIHGENSFKAKTYSAAAFAIEKLSFQLSEMPLEKISGIKGIGASTAQKVIELLQTGKITALEEKIFSTPPGVMEMLKIKGIGPKKIHNIWKEMGVESIGELLYACKENRLKNYKGFGEKTQQNVIDFIEFYLKNKDSHLYATVEPLIEPLQDFLLKIFPANKLLLTGKFKRQLPVIEEIEFVIDAPIATIEQSLAPNEKFNLLNIGDGFLLYNTAAGVNLKIYTAETGTLMDTYLKTSSSEAFYNTIKGKTTEAGTEEKIFEHTGLPFVPSFLRENPGILTEKGIDITQVIQPGDIKGIIHCHSNWSDGSHTIEQMAIAARDLGLEYLVISDHSKSAFYAQGLFEEKVFEQHKYVEELNGQLKPFKIFKSIESDILNNGNLDYDEKVLASFDLVIASIHSNLKMPEEKAMMRLLKAIKNPFTTILGHLTGRLLLSREGYPVNHSAIIDACVENNVAIELNANPYRLDIDWQKIEEALKKGAIISINPDSHETGTLTDTKYGVLVAQKAGLTRAKNLSSFSLLEFEAYIQNRKKQKAI; translated from the coding sequence ATGGATAACAATGGCATAGCCGGATATTTAACACTGCTTTCAAAACTCACCGACATTCATGGAGAGAATTCTTTTAAAGCAAAAACCTATTCTGCAGCAGCATTTGCCATTGAAAAACTTTCCTTTCAACTTAGCGAAATGCCTTTGGAAAAAATTTCCGGCATAAAAGGCATAGGTGCATCCACCGCCCAAAAGGTGATAGAATTGCTCCAAACAGGTAAAATAACGGCCCTGGAAGAAAAAATTTTTTCCACTCCTCCTGGGGTAATGGAAATGCTAAAAATCAAAGGTATCGGGCCAAAAAAAATCCACAACATTTGGAAAGAGATGGGTGTAGAATCCATTGGTGAATTATTGTATGCCTGCAAAGAAAACCGTTTAAAAAATTATAAAGGCTTTGGGGAAAAAACACAACAAAATGTAATTGACTTTATAGAGTTTTACCTCAAAAACAAAGACAGCCACCTTTATGCAACCGTGGAACCACTCATTGAACCCTTACAAGATTTTTTATTAAAAATTTTCCCTGCAAACAAATTATTATTAACCGGTAAATTTAAAAGGCAATTACCTGTTATTGAGGAAATAGAATTTGTAATTGATGCACCCATAGCTACCATTGAACAATCATTGGCGCCCAACGAAAAATTTAACTTGTTAAATATTGGGGATGGTTTCCTATTATACAATACTGCAGCAGGCGTAAATCTCAAAATATATACAGCCGAAACCGGCACTTTAATGGATACTTATTTAAAAACTTCATCGTCTGAAGCTTTTTACAATACCATAAAAGGAAAAACTACAGAAGCAGGTACCGAAGAAAAAATTTTTGAGCATACCGGCTTGCCTTTTGTACCTTCTTTTTTGAGGGAAAACCCCGGAATTTTAACTGAAAAAGGCATTGATATAACCCAAGTAATTCAACCAGGCGATATAAAAGGCATCATTCACTGCCACAGCAATTGGAGCGATGGCAGCCATACTATTGAACAAATGGCCATTGCCGCTAGGGATTTGGGATTGGAATACCTGGTAATAAGCGACCACAGCAAATCAGCATTTTATGCTCAAGGGCTTTTTGAAGAAAAAGTATTTGAACAACACAAATATGTAGAGGAACTCAACGGCCAACTAAAGCCTTTTAAAATTTTTAAAAGTATTGAAAGCGATATTTTGAACAACGGCAACCTGGATTATGATGAAAAAGTACTGGCAAGTTTTGATTTGGTAATAGCATCCATACACAGTAATTTAAAAATGCCGGAAGAAAAAGCAATGATGCGTTTATTAAAGGCCATAAAAAACCCATTTACTACAATACTGGGCCATTTAACCGGAAGGTTGCTCCTGAGCAGGGAAGGCTACCCGGTAAACCATAGCGCTATCATAGATGCCTGTGTAGAAAATAATGTAGCCATTGAACTTAATGCCAACCCTTACAGGCTGGATATAGACTGGCAAAAAATTGAAGAGGCCTTAAAAAAAGGGGCAATAATATCCATAAACCCCGATTCGCATGAAACCGGAACCCTGACCGATACAAAATACGGCGTGTTAGTTGCACAAAAAGCTGGGCTCACCCGTGCAAAAAATTTAAGCAGTTTTTCCCTTTTGGAATTTGAAGCCTATATTCAAAATCGAAAAAAACAAAAAGCTATCTGA
- a CDS encoding DUF3667 domain-containing protein has product MSHLKQRKETNCLNCNAEVTGRYCSVCGQENIEPHETAWHLITHFFNDITHFDSKFFTTLKILFTQPGFLAEEYRIGRRNSYLNPVRLYVFSSFFFFLVIFATEFKNDGNDIIRVKDKTFNDKSVDEISKMDSVQFKNFTAFLNNGKPMTRQQFKEYADTTELGALFRDKQYRSRTYYDSLRKSGKVKDSWIERKVKYKLIALNKKYKENNINPIKDIGNKFVHSFPQMLFVSLPLFAFFLQLIYKKHKKFTYVNHGIFTIYFYVFCFMMILLLMLSGYLKDKTNWGWIDFILFCLWIGIFVYEYKAMRKFYGQSRGKTLLKMFLLNTWLLFITIILFVVFSIFIFFKL; this is encoded by the coding sequence TTGAGCCATCTAAAGCAAAGAAAAGAAACCAATTGCCTTAACTGTAATGCAGAAGTTACGGGAAGGTATTGCAGCGTTTGCGGCCAGGAAAACATAGAACCGCATGAAACCGCATGGCATTTAATTACCCATTTTTTTAACGATATCACCCATTTTGACAGCAAGTTTTTCACTACACTTAAAATATTGTTTACGCAGCCGGGGTTTTTAGCAGAAGAATACCGTATAGGGCGAAGGAACAGTTATTTAAACCCAGTGAGGCTTTATGTATTCAGTTCTTTTTTCTTTTTTCTGGTAATATTTGCTACAGAATTTAAAAATGATGGCAATGATATAATTAGAGTAAAAGATAAAACTTTTAACGATAAATCTGTTGATGAAATTAGTAAAATGGATTCTGTACAATTTAAAAATTTTACTGCTTTTTTGAATAACGGCAAACCTATGACTAGGCAGCAATTTAAAGAATATGCTGATACAACAGAATTAGGGGCCCTTTTTAGGGATAAGCAATACAGGAGTCGTACCTATTATGATTCATTAAGAAAATCAGGCAAAGTGAAAGATAGCTGGATAGAAAGAAAAGTTAAGTATAAATTAATTGCACTGAACAAAAAGTATAAAGAAAACAATATAAATCCAATAAAGGATATAGGAAATAAGTTTGTACACAGCTTTCCTCAAATGCTGTTTGTTTCACTGCCATTATTTGCATTTTTTTTGCAACTAATATATAAAAAGCATAAAAAATTTACGTATGTAAATCATGGCATTTTTACAATTTATTTTTATGTTTTTTGCTTTATGATGATATTGTTGCTCATGCTTTCAGGATATTTAAAAGACAAAACAAATTGGGGCTGGATTGATTTTATCCTATTTTGTTTGTGGATAGGAATATTTGTTTATGAGTACAAAGCTATGCGTAAATTTTATGGCCAGAGCCGGGGAAAAACTTTGTTAAAAATGTTTTTACTCAATACCTGGTTGCTGTTTATTACCATTATATTGTTTGTTGTTTTCTCTATTTTTATTTTCTTTAAACTTTAA
- a CDS encoding TPM domain-containing protein has product MKKTLLLYFLLMIALPGFSQQNFNIDDLLKPGAGAKQLVHDYAGILTQDQSQTLEKKLYRFDDSTSNQIAVVIVPSLQGKDVADFNVELGRAWGVGGKAFNNGIVLLISTQDRKLNIATGYGLEGAIPDAMASQIIQQVIVPNFKGNDYYRGIDEGTNALMLAAQGKYHIARERGDSGVSLGTALLIFIFIIIVFIIISKNSGGGGSFMSRRGARPFIWPTSGAGGGWISSGGGGGWSGGGGSSGGFGGFGGGGFGGGGASGSW; this is encoded by the coding sequence ATGAAGAAAACCCTGCTGTTATATTTTTTACTGATGATCGCCTTGCCTGGCTTTAGCCAGCAAAATTTCAATATAGATGATTTATTGAAACCCGGCGCCGGCGCAAAGCAGTTGGTACATGATTATGCCGGCATCCTTACACAGGACCAAAGCCAAACCCTGGAAAAAAAACTCTACCGTTTCGACGATAGCACCTCCAACCAAATTGCCGTAGTAATTGTTCCATCATTACAAGGTAAAGATGTTGCAGATTTTAATGTGGAGCTAGGCCGTGCATGGGGCGTTGGTGGCAAGGCGTTTAATAATGGCATTGTATTGCTCATTTCCACACAGGACAGAAAGTTGAATATTGCCACTGGCTATGGATTGGAAGGCGCCATACCCGATGCTATGGCAAGCCAGATAATTCAGCAGGTGATTGTACCCAATTTTAAAGGAAATGATTATTACCGTGGCATAGATGAAGGCACCAATGCATTGATGCTTGCTGCACAAGGCAAATACCATATTGCCCGTGAACGTGGTGACTCAGGCGTATCTCTTGGTACGGCGTTATTAATTTTTATTTTTATAATAATTGTATTTATTATTATTTCTAAAAACAGCGGCGGTGGCGGTTCCTTTATGAGCCGCAGGGGTGCAAGGCCGTTTATCTGGCCTACATCCGGAGCCGGTGGCGGCTGGATAAGCAGCGGTGGTGGTGGTGGCTGGAGTGGTGGAGGCGGCAGTAGTGGCGGCTTTGGCGGCTTTGGAGGCGGCGGCTTTGGCGGCGGTGGCGCAAGTGGTAGCTGGTAA
- the murB gene encoding UDP-N-acetylmuramate dehydrogenase — protein MENQIQHNISLKPYNSFGIDVRAKTFIKISGVNECEHILEEKGEDTLVLGGGSNILFTKNYDGLIIKNEISGIEKIEEDEGCIYIKAGAGVVWHQFVLYCIKNNYAGVENLALIPGCVGASPIQNIGAYGAEIRQVVHTVETFHKCDKAKVNFSNKDCAFGYRDSIFKNKYKNQLLITSVTYRLFKKPVFNISYGAIEKELANMGVQDLNITAIAHAVINIRSSKLPDPAQIGNAGSFFKNPEIEIEEFNTLKNNFPEIVGFALPGNKTKLAAGWLIEQCGWKGFRRADAGCHKNQALVLVNYGTAKGEEILQLSNEIIASVQQKFGVILEREVNII, from the coding sequence ATGGAAAACCAAATACAACATAATATTTCTCTAAAACCCTATAATAGTTTTGGTATTGATGTAAGGGCAAAAACTTTCATAAAAATTTCCGGGGTAAATGAATGCGAACATATTTTAGAGGAAAAAGGAGAGGATACGCTGGTATTGGGTGGCGGAAGCAATATTCTTTTTACTAAAAATTATGATGGCCTTATTATTAAAAATGAAATTTCAGGCATTGAAAAAATAGAAGAGGATGAGGGCTGTATTTACATAAAAGCCGGTGCAGGCGTTGTTTGGCATCAGTTTGTATTGTATTGCATAAAAAATAATTATGCCGGGGTAGAAAACCTGGCCTTAATCCCCGGTTGTGTTGGTGCATCACCTATTCAAAATATTGGCGCCTATGGTGCAGAAATCAGGCAGGTGGTTCATACGGTTGAGACATTTCATAAATGCGATAAAGCCAAAGTAAATTTTAGTAATAAAGATTGTGCATTTGGTTACCGGGATAGTATTTTTAAAAATAAATACAAAAACCAATTGCTTATTACATCGGTAACTTACCGGCTTTTTAAAAAACCGGTATTTAATATATCTTATGGCGCTATTGAAAAAGAATTAGCAAACATGGGCGTGCAGGATTTAAATATTACTGCAATTGCACATGCCGTAATCAATATCCGCAGCAGCAAACTCCCCGACCCGGCCCAGATAGGCAATGCCGGAAGTTTTTTTAAAAACCCCGAAATTGAAATTGAAGAATTTAATACACTAAAAAACAATTTTCCCGAAATTGTTGGCTTTGCATTGCCCGGCAATAAAACCAAGCTTGCTGCAGGCTGGCTTATTGAACAATGCGGCTGGAAGGGCTTTCGCCGTGCTGATGCAGGGTGCCATAAAAACCAGGCGCTTGTTTTGGTAAATTACGGAACTGCCAAAGGCGAAGAAATTTTGCAACTTAGTAATGAAATTATTGCCTCTGTGCAGCAAAAATTTGGCGTTATCCTCGAAAGAGAGGTAAACATAATTTAG
- the kdsA gene encoding 3-deoxy-8-phosphooctulonate synthase, translated as MENYPASVFKNQQFDKNNFFLIAGPCVVESEDLVMEVAEKTLGICKKLGIPYLFKASYRKANRTSAGSFTGIGDEKALQLIKKVAEKFNLPATTDIHAHEEAFIAANYVDVLQIPAFLCRQTDLLIAAAKTGKIVNVKKGQFLSGPSMKFAVEKIKSAGNNNVWLTERGNTFGYQDLVVDYRNISWMKELNVPVIMDCTHSLQQPNQTSGITGGNPQLIETIAKAAIATGADGLFIETHPNPSKAKSDGANMLQLNLLEPLLEKLVRLRQAVV; from the coding sequence ATGGAAAATTACCCAGCCTCAGTATTTAAAAATCAACAATTCGATAAAAATAATTTTTTTCTCATAGCTGGCCCATGTGTAGTAGAAAGCGAAGACCTGGTAATGGAAGTTGCCGAAAAAACTTTGGGCATTTGCAAAAAACTGGGCATTCCTTATCTCTTTAAAGCCTCTTACAGAAAAGCCAACCGCACCAGCGCTGGCTCCTTTACAGGCATAGGCGATGAAAAAGCTTTGCAATTGATTAAAAAAGTTGCTGAAAAATTTAACCTCCCGGCAACTACTGATATTCATGCACACGAAGAAGCTTTTATTGCTGCAAACTATGTGGATGTATTGCAAATACCTGCATTTTTATGCAGGCAAACAGATTTATTAATAGCTGCCGCAAAAACGGGCAAAATTGTAAACGTAAAAAAAGGGCAGTTCCTGAGCGGCCCATCCATGAAATTTGCTGTAGAAAAAATTAAAAGCGCCGGCAATAATAATGTGTGGCTTACAGAAAGGGGCAATACTTTTGGCTACCAGGACCTGGTAGTGGATTACCGCAATATTAGCTGGATGAAGGAACTTAATGTACCGGTAATAATGGATTGTACACACTCTTTGCAACAACCCAACCAAACCAGCGGAATTACCGGCGGCAACCCTCAACTCATTGAAACTATTGCCAAAGCTGCCATTGCAACAGGTGCAGACGGGTTGTTTATTGAAACACATCCCAACCCATCAAAAGCAAAAAGCGATGGCGCCAATATGTTGCAACTTAATTTACTTGAACCTTTGCTGGAAAAACTGGTGAGGTTGAGGCAGGCAGTTGTATAG
- a CDS encoding 1-acyl-sn-glycerol-3-phosphate acyltransferase produces MGVFRKFFSIYCIIVFLVFMLLLFPFVIFASFFGKVKGGNMVYKICGLWADLAFFFWGIGHKYIYEAPKLDTAVFIFNHISYLDAAILVKAFRKRPVRVLGKAEMAQVPIFGFIYKNAVVMVNRSSPEARYQSLQLLKQIVRKGISIIIAPEGTFNVTNKPLKEFYNGAFEVAIETQTPVQPVLFLDAYDRMHYQSIFTLNPGKCRTVFLEPIPVNGYTLQDVQKLKTLAFEKMETALIKYKAGWIKT; encoded by the coding sequence ATGGGTGTTTTTAGAAAATTTTTTAGCATTTACTGCATTATTGTGTTTTTAGTGTTTATGCTGCTACTCTTTCCTTTTGTAATTTTTGCCTCTTTTTTTGGTAAGGTTAAAGGCGGCAACATGGTTTATAAAATCTGTGGCTTATGGGCCGACCTTGCGTTTTTCTTTTGGGGAATAGGGCATAAGTACATTTATGAAGCCCCAAAGCTTGATACTGCAGTATTTATTTTTAACCATATCTCGTATTTAGATGCAGCTATTTTAGTAAAAGCTTTTAGAAAAAGACCGGTAAGAGTTTTGGGTAAGGCAGAAATGGCCCAGGTGCCCATTTTTGGTTTTATTTATAAAAATGCAGTAGTAATGGTAAACAGGAGCAGCCCTGAAGCCAGATATCAAAGTTTACAACTGTTAAAGCAAATTGTACGCAAGGGCATTTCAATAATTATTGCCCCTGAAGGTACTTTTAATGTAACCAATAAACCTTTAAAAGAATTTTATAATGGTGCTTTTGAAGTGGCTATAGAAACCCAAACCCCAGTTCAACCAGTTCTATTTTTAGATGCTTATGACCGTATGCATTACCAAAGTATTTTTACTTTAAACCCGGGAAAATGCCGTACCGTTTTTCTTGAACCCATACCTGTTAATGGGTACACTTTACAGGATGTTCAAAAACTTAAAACCCTTGCCTTTGAAAAAATGGAAACTGCATTAATTAAATATAAAGCCGGTTGGATAAAAACTTGA
- the rplU gene encoding 50S ribosomal protein L21, translating to MLAIVKIAGQQFKVKAGDSLYVPHIEGKTGDNVEFAEVLLTSEGDKLKSGNNIKAVVKAEILNDLVKGDKVIAFKMKRRKGFRKKHGHRTQYTHIKVTSIA from the coding sequence ATGTTAGCAATAGTAAAAATTGCGGGCCAGCAATTTAAAGTAAAAGCAGGTGATAGTTTATATGTACCTCATATTGAAGGCAAAACAGGTGACAATGTAGAATTTGCTGAAGTGTTATTAACCAGCGAAGGCGACAAATTAAAAAGCGGCAATAATATTAAAGCCGTAGTAAAGGCAGAAATTTTGAACGACCTGGTAAAGGGCGACAAAGTAATTGCATTCAAAATGAAAAGAAGAAAAGGCTTTCGTAAAAAACATGGCCACCGTACGCAGTATACGCATATAAAAGTAACGTCAATTGCTTAG
- the rpmA gene encoding 50S ribosomal protein L27 → MAHKKGEGSVKNGRDSQSKRLGVKIYGGQAAVAGNIILRQRGTQYHPGKNVGIGRDFTIFALMDGVVEFNKSRLDRTVVSVNAVEAVS, encoded by the coding sequence ATGGCACACAAAAAAGGTGAAGGCTCGGTAAAAAACGGAAGAGATTCACAAAGCAAAAGATTAGGTGTAAAAATTTACGGTGGCCAGGCCGCAGTTGCAGGTAATATTATTTTACGCCAGCGTGGTACACAATATCACCCCGGAAAAAATGTAGGTATAGGAAGAGACTTTACCATATTTGCATTAATGGATGGAGTGGTAGAATTTAATAAATCAAGGCTCGATAGAACAGTGGTTTCTGTGAATGCCGTAGAAGCGGTATCATAA
- the priA gene encoding primosomal protein N', whose amino-acid sequence MEKPACWAEIILPLALPKVYTFAISKQFVAKALPGCRAEVVFGKNKKYAGIIKKIVDEEPPYATKPILSILDDDPLLYCHQLNLWQWMAQYYMCSEGEVMSAALPTNFKLSSETILIYNDVAGDDFSALDDDEFLVAEALLIRKQLNISEVQQLLDVSHVYPSIKKLIDKNICFIWETLNERYKVKTENYVLLNPAYNNDEQLSCLLNDWKGAPRQMEMLLAFIHLQKSEGEVTQPALLKKSGATSAQLKALADKQILIVEKRSVDRIKQLPRQVNIDFTLSATQQGALDSIKNIFTQKDVCLLHGVTGSGKTQVYITLIEAAFAKDLQVLYLLPEIALTAQIIRRLQKHFGGNIAIYHSRFNNQERIELWNKVRTGEVKIILGARSALFLPFKQLGLIIVDEEQDASYKQQDPAPRYNARDTAIFYASLFKAKVLLGSATPSVESYYNALHDKYGLVKLNERYGGIQLPQVIIINTRQVVQKGKVIISPQLEEAIENAIEKNEQVILFQNRRGFDPYIICGNCGYIPRCIHCDVSLTFHKFSNKLHCHYCSSTYPKLIACPACGSNNWLDKNFGTEKIEEILQEKFPALRIGRMDVDSIRGKTAHDTIIHLFEQKKIDILVGTQMVVKGLDFDHVSLVGILDADGLLSFADFRVNERAFQLMEQVSGRAGRKKEQGKVLLQAVNVKHPVLEWVKQHNYEKFYESEIETRKEFNYPPFSRIVKLILKHKQSDLVNEAAEKLAFLLRQDFQPYIIGPASPIVARLRNLFIKDILIKLPKETGKSLAFKKAISNHINLMLSEKKFKSVQVIADVDPV is encoded by the coding sequence ATTGAAAAGCCTGCTTGCTGGGCAGAAATTATATTGCCGCTTGCATTACCCAAAGTGTACACTTTTGCCATTTCAAAACAATTTGTTGCTAAGGCTTTGCCCGGTTGCCGTGCTGAAGTGGTATTTGGTAAAAACAAAAAATATGCCGGTATCATAAAAAAAATTGTTGATGAAGAGCCTCCTTATGCCACAAAACCTATTTTAAGTATTTTGGATGATGATCCTCTACTTTATTGCCATCAACTCAACCTTTGGCAATGGATGGCCCAATATTATATGTGCAGCGAAGGCGAAGTAATGTCAGCTGCCCTGCCCACAAATTTTAAACTAAGCAGTGAAACTATTTTAATTTATAACGATGTAGCCGGAGATGACTTTTCGGCATTAGACGATGATGAGTTCCTGGTGGCAGAAGCTTTGCTAATAAGAAAGCAATTGAATATTTCCGAAGTGCAGCAATTACTGGATGTAAGCCATGTTTATCCCTCAATTAAAAAACTCATAGATAAAAATATCTGTTTTATTTGGGAAACGCTTAATGAACGCTATAAAGTAAAAACAGAAAACTACGTGTTGCTTAATCCTGCTTATAATAACGATGAGCAATTGAGCTGCCTGCTAAATGACTGGAAGGGCGCACCCAGGCAAATGGAAATGCTGCTGGCATTTATTCATCTTCAAAAATCAGAAGGCGAAGTAACTCAACCTGCCCTTTTAAAAAAATCAGGCGCTACTTCTGCCCAGCTTAAAGCCCTTGCGGATAAACAAATCTTAATTGTGGAAAAAAGAAGTGTGGACCGCATTAAGCAATTGCCAAGGCAGGTAAATATTGATTTTACTTTAAGCGCAACACAGCAGGGAGCGCTGGATAGTATTAAAAATATATTTACTCAAAAAGATGTTTGCCTATTGCATGGCGTTACCGGCAGTGGTAAAACGCAGGTTTATATTACACTTATAGAAGCCGCCTTTGCCAAAGATTTACAGGTATTGTACCTGCTGCCCGAAATAGCGCTTACCGCTCAAATTATCCGAAGGCTGCAAAAGCATTTCGGTGGCAATATTGCCATTTATCACTCCAGGTTTAATAACCAGGAGCGTATTGAACTTTGGAATAAAGTAAGAACGGGCGAAGTTAAAATTATTTTAGGCGCAAGAAGCGCTTTGTTTTTGCCTTTTAAACAATTGGGTTTAATAATAGTGGATGAAGAACAGGATGCATCCTATAAACAGCAAGACCCTGCGCCACGGTATAATGCAAGGGATACGGCCATTTTTTATGCCTCATTATTTAAAGCCAAGGTGTTGCTGGGTAGCGCTACGCCATCTGTGGAAAGCTATTACAATGCCCTACACGATAAATACGGTTTGGTAAAACTCAATGAACGTTATGGCGGCATTCAACTGCCCCAGGTAATTATTATCAATACAAGGCAGGTAGTACAAAAAGGCAAAGTAATCATCAGCCCGCAACTGGAAGAAGCAATTGAAAACGCTATTGAAAAAAACGAACAGGTTATTTTGTTTCAAAACAGGCGTGGGTTCGATCCGTACATTATTTGCGGCAATTGCGGCTATATTCCCCGTTGCATCCATTGCGATGTATCGCTTACTTTTCATAAATTCAGCAATAAGTTGCATTGCCATTATTGCAGCAGTACTTATCCTAAGTTAATTGCCTGCCCTGCATGTGGCAGCAATAACTGGCTCGATAAAAATTTTGGTACAGAAAAAATTGAAGAAATTTTGCAGGAAAAATTCCCTGCCCTTCGCATTGGCCGTATGGATGTGGACAGCATCAGGGGAAAAACAGCACACGATACCATCATTCATTTATTTGAACAAAAGAAAATTGATATTTTAGTAGGCACACAAATGGTGGTTAAAGGCCTGGATTTTGACCATGTGAGCCTGGTAGGTATTTTAGATGCCGATGGCTTGCTGAGCTTTGCCGATTTTAGGGTAAATGAAAGGGCTTTTCAATTAATGGAACAGGTGAGTGGCCGTGCCGGCAGAAAAAAAGAACAGGGCAAAGTGCTGTTGCAGGCAGTAAATGTAAAACATCCCGTGCTGGAATGGGTGAAGCAGCACAATTATGAAAAATTTTATGAGTCGGAAATTGAAACCCGTAAAGAATTTAACTATCCGCCTTTTAGCCGCATCGTAAAACTTATACTAAAACATAAACAAAGCGATTTGGTAAATGAGGCGGCCGAAAAACTGGCTTTTTTGCTGCGGCAGGATTTTCAACCTTATATTATTGGCCCAGCATCCCCAATTGTTGCCCGTTTAAGAAATTTATTTATAAAAGATATACTTATTAAATTGCCAAAAGAAACAGGGAAAAGCCTGGCATTTAAGAAAGCAATAAGCAACCATATTAATTTAATGCTGAGCGAAAAAAAATTTAAAAGCGTACAGGTAATTGCCGATGTGGATCCAGTGTAA